A region of Beijerinckia sp. 28-YEA-48 DNA encodes the following proteins:
- the glyS gene encoding glycine--tRNA ligase subunit beta, with protein sequence MPDLLLELFSEEIPARMQKQASDDLKRLITNALVDRGMTYEGAVAFATPRRLALHIAGLPVRQPDTREEKKGPRVGAPDAAVQGFLKSAGLTSLDQAKIEKDPKGKGEFYVAVIERSGGNTIDVLAGILPGIIKTFPWPKSMRWGAASTRSDALRWVRPLHSILATFGLETEEPEIVRFEVDGIHAGNLTRGHRFLAPGEIKVRRFDDYVPALEKAKVVLDAERRKQIILSDAKELAFAQGLELIEDEALLDEVAGLVEWPVVLMGTFDEAFLDIPGEVIRATIRANQKCFVLRGPDGKLANKFLLTSNIEASDGGTKIAAGNGRVVRARLSDALYFWETDRKALPDVKDYVTDAQKLGLDLDKPLDQRMGKLGHLNVVFHEKLGTQGARVARIRALAEQLAPLVGADPAHAMRAAALCKADLMTEVVGEFPETQGLMGRRYAELQGEPADVCAALEEHYKPQGPTDRVPTSAVSIAVALADKIDTLTGFWAIDEKPTGSKDPFALRRAALGVIRLVLENNVRLKLLPVFAKAAAHIAVGNSGADKAHIDLLAFFHDRLKVYLRDKGARHDLIDAVLAMGDGSANDDLLTIVRRVEALGSFLDTEDGKNLLAGYKRAANIIRAEEKKEKDASAFEAAYVADASASAPEAALAAGIDVAAKEAAQAIAQENYAGAMGALSKLRAPVDAFFTDVTVNDPDAGKRLNRLRLLNALRRAVHGVADFSKIAG encoded by the coding sequence ATGCCCGATTTGCTTCTTGAACTGTTCAGCGAAGAAATTCCCGCCCGCATGCAGAAGCAGGCGTCGGACGACCTCAAGCGCCTGATCACCAACGCGCTGGTCGATCGTGGCATGACCTATGAAGGCGCTGTCGCCTTCGCCACGCCGCGGCGACTGGCCCTGCATATCGCCGGCCTGCCGGTGCGCCAGCCCGACACGCGCGAGGAAAAGAAGGGGCCGCGCGTCGGCGCCCCCGACGCCGCCGTGCAAGGCTTCCTCAAGAGCGCCGGCCTCACCTCGCTCGACCAAGCCAAAATCGAGAAGGACCCGAAGGGCAAGGGCGAATTCTATGTGGCGGTGATCGAGCGCAGCGGTGGTAACACCATTGATGTGCTCGCCGGCATCCTGCCCGGCATCATCAAGACTTTCCCCTGGCCGAAATCGATGCGCTGGGGCGCCGCCTCGACGCGCAGCGATGCGTTGCGTTGGGTGCGGCCGCTGCATTCGATCCTGGCGACGTTCGGGCTTGAGACCGAAGAGCCGGAGATCGTCCGCTTCGAAGTCGACGGCATCCACGCCGGCAATCTGACGCGCGGCCACCGTTTCCTGGCGCCGGGCGAAATCAAGGTGCGGCGTTTCGATGACTACGTGCCGGCGCTGGAAAAGGCCAAGGTCGTTCTCGATGCGGAGCGGCGCAAGCAGATCATCCTGAGCGACGCGAAGGAGCTTGCCTTCGCGCAAGGGCTTGAGCTGATCGAAGACGAAGCCTTGCTCGACGAAGTCGCCGGCCTGGTCGAATGGCCGGTGGTGCTGATGGGCACGTTCGACGAAGCCTTCCTCGATATTCCCGGAGAGGTGATCCGCGCCACCATCCGCGCCAACCAGAAATGTTTCGTGCTGCGGGGCCCCGACGGCAAGCTCGCCAATAAATTCCTGCTGACGTCGAACATCGAAGCGAGCGACGGCGGCACCAAGATCGCCGCCGGCAACGGCCGCGTGGTGCGGGCCCGTTTGTCCGATGCGTTGTATTTCTGGGAAACGGACCGCAAGGCCCTGCCCGACGTGAAGGACTATGTCACCGACGCGCAGAAGCTCGGCCTCGATCTCGACAAGCCGCTCGACCAGCGCATGGGCAAGCTCGGGCATCTCAACGTGGTGTTCCACGAGAAGCTCGGCACCCAGGGCGCGCGCGTCGCGCGCATCAGGGCGCTGGCCGAACAGCTTGCGCCGCTTGTCGGCGCAGATCCCGCTCACGCCATGCGCGCGGCAGCGCTCTGCAAAGCCGATCTGATGACCGAAGTGGTCGGCGAATTCCCCGAGACGCAAGGGCTGATGGGCCGGCGCTATGCCGAGCTGCAGGGCGAGCCGGCCGATGTCTGCGCCGCGTTGGAGGAACATTATAAGCCGCAAGGCCCGACCGACCGCGTGCCGACCAGCGCGGTCAGCATCGCCGTGGCGCTAGCCGACAAGATCGATACGCTCACTGGCTTCTGGGCCATCGACGAGAAGCCCACCGGCAGCAAGGATCCCTTCGCGCTGCGCCGCGCGGCTTTGGGTGTGATCCGGCTGGTGTTGGAAAATAATGTCCGGTTGAAACTGCTACCGGTCTTTGCCAAAGCGGCCGCGCACATCGCCGTCGGCAATAGCGGCGCTGACAAAGCGCACATCGATCTCCTCGCCTTCTTCCATGACCGCCTGAAAGTCTATCTGCGCGACAAGGGCGCGCGGCATGATCTGATCGATGCTGTGCTCGCCATGGGCGATGGCTCAGCGAACGACGACCTGTTGACGATCGTGCGCCGCGTCGAAGCGCTCGGCTCCTTCCTCGATACGGAAGACGGCAAGAACTTGCTCGCCGGCTACAAGCGCGCCGCCAACATCATCCGCGCCGAGGAGAAGAAGGAAAAGGACGCCAGCGCTTTTGAGGCCGCTTATGTCGCCGACGCTTCAGCCAGCGCGCCCGAAGCAGCACTCGCCGCCGGCATCGACGTGGCCGCCAAGGAAGCGGCGCAGGCCATCGCGCAGGAGAATTACGCCGGCGCCATGGGCGCGCTGTCGAAGCTGCGCGCGCCGGTCGACGCTTTCTTCACCGACGTGACGGTCAACGATCCCGATGCGGGCAAACGTCTCAACCGGCTGCGTTTGCTCAACGCGTTGCGCCGCGCGGTGCATGGCGTGGCGGATTTTTCGAAGATCGCTGGTTGA
- a CDS encoding universal stress protein encodes MKNILVPIEMHSTVDSVLQTALVLARKFDSYIEGTPLGPDLPDLVAFDMPVSWTINDQNSWKELADEAHRKFDATMSGAGIASKAANGSGPSQAWSGDHSLGDSQVASYARVFDVTVLGRPGSERGDPRMATSEAALFESGRPIMLAPPRTPSTFGDTVVISWNQSTETARATAFAMPLLKKAKKVIVLTIENFVVDGPTGEQCAQMLARHGIAVDAVSRPGGKSSGEDILDQTEKLGGDLLVKGAYTQSRLRQMIFGGATAHILAKAKLPVFMAN; translated from the coding sequence ATGAAAAACATTTTGGTGCCGATCGAAATGCACTCGACGGTCGACTCTGTTCTGCAGACCGCTCTCGTGCTGGCACGAAAATTCGACAGCTATATCGAAGGGACGCCATTGGGGCCTGATCTTCCCGATCTTGTGGCCTTCGATATGCCCGTGAGCTGGACGATCAACGATCAAAATTCATGGAAGGAGCTGGCTGACGAAGCGCATCGCAAGTTCGATGCGACCATGTCGGGAGCCGGAATCGCCAGCAAGGCGGCCAATGGCAGCGGCCCCTCGCAGGCCTGGTCAGGCGATCATTCGCTCGGCGACAGCCAGGTGGCGAGCTATGCCCGCGTCTTCGACGTCACCGTGCTTGGCCGGCCGGGATCAGAACGCGGCGACCCACGCATGGCGACATCGGAAGCCGCCCTCTTCGAGAGCGGTCGCCCGATCATGCTGGCGCCCCCGCGGACTCCTTCGACATTCGGCGACACCGTTGTCATCTCCTGGAACCAGAGCACGGAAACCGCACGCGCCACCGCCTTTGCCATGCCCCTGTTGAAGAAAGCGAAGAAGGTTATCGTCTTGACCATCGAGAACTTCGTTGTCGATGGCCCCACCGGCGAACAATGCGCCCAGATGCTGGCGCGCCATGGCATCGCTGTCGACGCGGTGAGCCGGCCCGGCGGCAAGAGTTCGGGCGAAGACATTCTCGACCAGACGGAAAAGCTTGGCGGCGACCTCCTCGTCAAGGGCGCCTATACGCAGAGCCGGTTGCGACAGATGATTTTCGGCGGCGCCACCGCCCATATCCTGG
- a CDS encoding CDGSH iron-sulfur domain-containing protein, producing MDHPNIAQKSPYATEVEQDKTYFWCACGLSAKQPFCDGSHKGSGFAPVRYTATKDQKVYFCGCKHSLNQPMCDGTHGKI from the coding sequence ATGGACCACCCCAACATCGCCCAGAAATCCCCCTATGCGACCGAGGTCGAGCAGGACAAAACCTATTTCTGGTGCGCCTGCGGCCTCTCGGCCAAGCAGCCGTTCTGCGACGGCAGCCACAAAGGCTCCGGCTTCGCCCCGGTGCGCTACACCGCCACCAAGGACCAGAAAGTCTATTTCTGTGGCTGCAAACACTCCCTGAATCAGCCCATGTGCGACGGCACCCACGGCAAGATCTGA
- a CDS encoding sulfur globule protein precursor, with protein MSLIQRIARAGAIAAVVALGAVTFSESASAQHGGHGGGGFHGGGGFHGGGGFRGGGFGGGGFRGGGFRPGFYGGPRFYRPYPVYGFGYPGYYGGYGGCVIRRVWAPTPWGWGWVNRRVCY; from the coding sequence ATGTCCCTCATACAACGTATTGCCCGCGCCGGCGCGATCGCCGCAGTCGTCGCTTTGGGCGCAGTGACTTTCTCGGAATCGGCGTCGGCCCAACACGGCGGCCATGGTGGCGGTGGTTTCCATGGCGGTGGTGGTTTCCACGGCGGTGGCGGCTTCAGAGGCGGCGGTTTCGGTGGTGGCGGATTCCGCGGTGGCGGGTTCCGGCCGGGCTTTTATGGCGGCCCGCGCTTTTATCGCCCCTATCCGGTCTATGGCTTCGGCTATCCGGGCTATTATGGCGGTTATGGCGGTTGCGTCATTCGCCGGGTCTGGGCGCCGACCCCTTGGGGTTGGGGCTGGGTGAACCGTCGCGTCTGTTACTGA
- a CDS encoding glycine--tRNA ligase subunit alpha: MSAALDPSKSFQGLILTLQKFWAEQGCVILQPYDMEVGAGTFHPATTLRSLGPNPWKAAYVQPSRRPKDGRYGENPNRLQHYYQFQVILKPSPPDLQDLYLRSLAAIGVDAKVHDIRFVEDDWESPTLGAWGLGWECWCDGMEVSQFTYFQQVAGFECAPVSGELTYGLERLAMYVQGVENVYDLNFNGGEGSDKVTYGDVFLQAEQEYSRYNFEYADTAQLFQHFRDAETECKALLEKGDKGNRHELAQPAYDQCIKASHRFNLLDARGVISVTERQSYILRVRELAKACGAAWLNTAGGGGA, encoded by the coding sequence ATGTCCGCCGCACTCGATCCGTCCAAGTCCTTCCAGGGCCTCATTCTGACCTTGCAGAAATTCTGGGCGGAACAGGGCTGCGTCATCCTGCAGCCCTACGACATGGAAGTGGGCGCGGGCACGTTCCATCCGGCGACCACCTTGCGCTCGCTTGGCCCCAACCCCTGGAAAGCCGCCTATGTGCAGCCCTCGCGCCGGCCCAAGGATGGGCGCTATGGCGAGAACCCGAACCGGCTGCAGCACTATTATCAATTTCAGGTGATCCTGAAGCCGTCGCCGCCGGATTTGCAGGATCTCTACCTGCGCTCGCTCGCTGCCATCGGCGTCGACGCCAAAGTGCACGACATCCGCTTCGTCGAGGACGATTGGGAAAGCCCGACCTTGGGCGCCTGGGGCCTGGGCTGGGAATGCTGGTGCGACGGCATGGAAGTGAGCCAGTTCACCTATTTCCAGCAGGTGGCGGGCTTTGAATGCGCGCCGGTTTCCGGCGAACTGACCTATGGTCTGGAACGGCTCGCCATGTATGTGCAGGGCGTCGAGAACGTCTACGATCTCAATTTCAACGGCGGCGAAGGCAGCGACAAGGTCACCTATGGTGATGTCTTCCTGCAGGCCGAGCAGGAATATTCGCGCTACAATTTCGAATATGCCGATACGGCGCAGCTGTTCCAGCATTTCCGCGACGCGGAAACCGAGTGCAAGGCGCTCTTGGAAAAGGGTGACAAGGGCAATCGCCATGAGCTGGCGCAGCCGGCCTATGACCAGTGCATCAAGGCTTCGCACCGCTTCAACCTGCTCGACGCGCGCGGCGTGATCTCGGTGACGGAGCGGCAGAGCTATATCCTGCGGGTGCGCGAGCTGGCCAAGGCCTGCGGCGCCGCCTGGCTGAACACGGCGGGCGGCGGGGGAGCTTAG
- a CDS encoding carbon-nitrogen hydrolase family protein: MKVALIQMNSGSDKAANLAMARKLIEQAVTEEKPDWICLPEVFDFMGGSRAQKREAAEKLPDGPAYTMLQTMAKTHGVFIHGGSILEAIDGEERIGNTTVAFDREGRELARYRKIHMFDITAPDGQQYNESAAFRPGDAVVTYDCEGVTIGCAICYDLRFPYLFQALAEKGAQVIALPAAFTLQTGKDHWEVLCRARAIETETYFCAAGQTGTHMQGNEPRMTYGHSLVADPWGHVVAKASDGIGYVTTRIDPERVKKVRAMIPVAQHKRKIA; the protein is encoded by the coding sequence ATGAAGGTCGCTCTCATCCAGATGAATTCCGGTTCGGACAAGGCGGCCAATCTGGCGATGGCGCGCAAGCTCATCGAGCAGGCGGTCACCGAGGAAAAGCCGGATTGGATCTGCCTGCCGGAGGTCTTCGACTTCATGGGCGGCTCGCGGGCGCAGAAGCGTGAGGCAGCCGAGAAACTGCCTGACGGTCCCGCCTATACGATGTTGCAGACCATGGCCAAGACGCATGGCGTCTTCATCCATGGCGGTTCGATTCTCGAAGCGATCGATGGCGAAGAGCGCATCGGCAACACCACGGTGGCGTTTGATCGCGAGGGCCGCGAACTGGCGCGCTATCGCAAAATTCACATGTTCGACATCACCGCGCCCGATGGCCAGCAGTATAATGAGAGCGCTGCTTTCCGCCCTGGCGATGCGGTTGTCACCTATGACTGCGAAGGCGTCACCATCGGCTGCGCCATTTGCTACGACCTGCGCTTTCCCTATCTCTTCCAGGCTCTGGCGGAGAAGGGCGCGCAGGTGATCGCGCTGCCGGCAGCCTTCACCTTGCAGACCGGCAAGGACCATTGGGAGGTGCTGTGCCGGGCGCGCGCCATCGAGACGGAAACCTATTTCTGCGCCGCCGGCCAGACCGGCACGCATATGCAGGGCAATGAACCGCGCATGACCTATGGCCATTCGCTGGTCGCCGATCCTTGGGGTCATGTGGTCGCCAAAGCCTCCGATGGCATTGGCTATGTGACGACGCGGATCGATCCGGAGCGGGTGAAGAAAGTGCGTGCGATGATTCCGGTCGCGCAGCACAAGCGGAAAATCGCCTGA
- the pcaF gene encoding 3-oxoadipyl-CoA thiolase, with protein sequence MNDVFLCAGVRTPVGRYGGALSSVRPDDLLAHVLKTLVAKVPQVPVSAIEEVFAGCANQAGEDNRNVARMGLLLAGIPLEVPGVTLNRLCGSGLDAVGSAARAIRAGEMEIAIASGVESMSRAPFVMAKATEAFSRQAAVEDTTIGWRFINPQMRAQYGVDAMGETAENLAADRQISRADQDAFALRSQNRAAKAIENGRLGREIVAVEIKDRKGNVTVVDRDEHPRATTLDKLSALKAIFRKDGSVTAGNASGVNDGAAAVLIASGKAVQKYGLQPLAKITGLATAGVPPRIMGIGPAPATRKLMDRLGLKISDFDVIELNEAFAAQALAVTRDLGLPDDAEHINPNGGAIAIGHPLGMSGVRIALSAAIEMNDRKAKRALATMCIGVGQGISLGLESVN encoded by the coding sequence ATGAATGACGTTTTCCTTTGCGCGGGTGTCCGCACGCCTGTCGGCCGCTACGGCGGAGCGCTCTCATCGGTTCGTCCGGACGATCTTCTCGCCCATGTGCTCAAGACCCTGGTGGCGAAAGTGCCGCAGGTTCCGGTCTCGGCCATCGAGGAAGTCTTTGCCGGCTGCGCCAACCAAGCGGGCGAGGATAACCGCAACGTCGCCCGCATGGGCCTGCTGCTCGCTGGCATCCCGCTCGAGGTGCCCGGCGTCACCTTGAACCGGCTGTGCGGCTCGGGGCTCGATGCGGTCGGGTCGGCCGCGCGCGCCATCCGCGCGGGTGAAATGGAAATCGCCATCGCCAGCGGTGTCGAGAGCATGTCGCGCGCGCCTTTCGTTATGGCCAAGGCGACGGAAGCGTTCTCGCGCCAGGCCGCCGTCGAAGACACGACCATCGGCTGGCGTTTCATCAATCCGCAGATGCGCGCCCAATATGGTGTCGATGCCATGGGCGAGACGGCGGAGAATCTCGCCGCCGACCGGCAGATCTCACGGGCGGATCAGGATGCCTTCGCGCTGCGCAGCCAGAACCGGGCGGCGAAGGCCATCGAGAACGGCCGCTTGGGGCGTGAAATTGTTGCGGTCGAGATCAAGGATCGCAAGGGCAATGTGACTGTCGTCGATCGCGACGAACATCCGCGCGCGACGACGCTCGACAAGCTCTCAGCGCTGAAGGCGATCTTCCGCAAGGACGGATCGGTGACGGCCGGCAATGCTTCCGGCGTCAACGATGGCGCGGCTGCCGTGCTCATCGCGTCGGGCAAGGCTGTGCAGAAATACGGCTTGCAGCCGCTGGCCAAGATCACGGGCCTGGCGACCGCCGGCGTGCCGCCGCGCATCATGGGCATTGGTCCGGCGCCGGCAACACGCAAGCTGATGGATCGGCTCGGCCTGAAAATTTCCGATTTCGATGTGATCGAACTGAACGAGGCTTTCGCCGCGCAGGCGCTGGCCGTGACGCGCGATCTCGGCCTGCCGGATGATGCCGAACACATCAATCCCAATGGCGGCGCCATCGCCATCGGTCATCCGCTCGGCATGTCGGGCGTGCGCATCGCTTTGTCTGCGGCCATCGAGATGAATGATCGCAAGGCCAAGCGCGCGCTCGCGACCATGTGCATCGGCGTCGGCCAGGGCATTTCGTTGGGCCTGGAAAGCGTCAACTGA
- the mntR gene encoding manganese-binding transcriptional regulator MntR: MALKGMVLKGKPQPAAATVAMPAETTQASRFGKTRTAQSTALMEDYVELIADLLANHGEARPTDVARRLGVSHATAIKSIARLKREGLATSKPYRGVFLTDAGHQLADRVRARHRLVVDVLLAIGVPLEAAEADAEGMEHHVSDLSLAAFSKFLKEHGN; this comes from the coding sequence ATGGCTTTGAAGGGTATGGTATTGAAAGGAAAGCCGCAGCCTGCGGCGGCGACGGTTGCCATGCCCGCCGAGACAACCCAGGCGAGTCGATTCGGCAAAACACGGACGGCGCAGTCGACCGCGTTGATGGAAGACTATGTCGAGCTGATCGCCGACCTTCTCGCCAATCATGGTGAAGCGCGGCCGACCGACGTGGCGCGCCGGCTTGGCGTGTCGCACGCGACCGCCATCAAATCGATTGCCCGCCTGAAGCGCGAAGGCCTGGCGACGTCAAAACCCTATCGCGGTGTCTTCCTGACCGATGCGGGGCACCAGCTTGCCGACCGCGTGCGCGCGCGCCATCGCCTGGTGGTCGACGTACTCCTTGCCATCGGCGTTCCCCTCGAAGCGGCGGAAGCCGATGCCGAGGGCATGGAACATCATGTATCCGACCTGTCGCTCGCCGCATTTTCCAAATTTTTGAAAGAACACGGCAACTAA